The following coding sequences lie in one Arachis hypogaea cultivar Tifrunner chromosome 4, arahy.Tifrunner.gnm2.J5K5, whole genome shotgun sequence genomic window:
- the LOC112744854 gene encoding disease resistance protein RPP13-like, translated as MIDSVVNFALDNLSRLLVSEVTLLSSVKDQIRSLNDELKFMNIFIKSSEGKREDPFVKEVVNQIRNVAYQAEDVVDTYVVNVNNQRSRNMLGKFFHSKDHVMMFHEVSDQINSIKRRIDEIYQNKSKYGIQQGDFESHNGNKEFAKDSLIAKRRNVEEEEVVGLVHDSDEVINHLARRGDSSRRVVCILGMGGLGKTTLARKIYNNKKIKSMFPCHVWGFVSNHYRAQELLLSLLKLLGLSSEEYKDLNDKEKMKRKVRECMSGKKYLVILDDIWNIQVWDELQEAFPDENNGSRILITTRIEDISHYTRAIFTYELPFLDESKSWELFCKKVFGKEKCPHELELPGKEMANACKGLPLAIIVLAGMVAKKERSPREWLKIKNNVSWYLVQEEEYRIVTNILKLSYDDLPQTLKPCFLYLGVYPEDYEINVRRLCQLWIAEGFIQKKEVGPSNSPEVEDIADMYLDKLVERSLVQVASRRTDGGVKTCRVHDLLRDLCISESRENKFMEVCTNLDAIKCNSRRMSLQYRGELRLTEDNQSSARSLLLFGENTYWENESEGWKQIKNGFKLARVLDMNQVRLCLSPRGLTTLIHLRFLKVTASSRTIGDEVLASICNLWNLETLYLWIKHSITLPNKIWKLKSLRHVYLNCDDIFRELTQIESIMQRMKMEEATKIFKGWSGGASMSKMKIGETKVENLQTLHNICLNARTASVLKKGMFPNLTKLTLRGEVTELPEAPEKEFLENSLQCLNKLRTLKLLGIAILPLDRNAYPTSLTKITISFGQLDARIIKTLGQLANLQILKLGGRGIYGDVDCVAGDFPQLRVLQCGADMVDGRWKVEKGAMPQIRYCNIPHIRD; from the coding sequence atgattgatAGTGTTGTTAACTTTGCACTGGACAACTTGTCACGGCTGCTTGTTAGTGAAGTGACTTTGCTTTCTAGCGTAAAAGATCAAATCAGGTCCCTAAATGATGAACTGAAGTTCATGAACATCTTTATCAAGAGTTCTGAAGGAAAGCGTGAGGATCCATTTGTGAAAGAAGTGGTGAACCAAATCAGAAATGTAGCATACCAAGCTGAAGATGTAGTAGACACCTATGTCGTCAATGTCAACAATCAAAGAAGCAGAAACATGTTGGGGAAGTTCTTCCACAGCAAAGACCATGTGATGATGTTCCATGAGGTGAGTGATCAGATTAACAGCATCAAAAGAAGGATCGATGAGATTTATCAAAACAAGTCTAAATATGGCATCCAACAAGGTGATTTTGAAAGTCATAATGGAAACAAAGAATTTGCAAAAGACTCATTGATTGCGAAAAGGAGGAATGTGGAAGAAGAGGAGGTAGTAGGCTTGGTGCATGACTCTGATGAGGTGATTAACCACCTCGCCAGAAGAGGAGATTCGAGTCGTAGAGTTGTTTGCATATTAGGCATGGGTGGCTTGGGAAAGACCACTCTTGCTCGAAAGATCTACAACAACAAGAAGATCAAGAGCATGTTCCCGTGTCATGTGTGGGGTTTTGTGTCCAACCATTACAGAGCACAAGAATTACTACTGAGCCTTTTGAAGCTTTTGGGGTTATCCTCAGAGGAGTATAAAGATTTAAATgataaagagaaaatgaaaagaaaagtcaGAGAATGCATGAGTGGAAAAAAATACCTGGTAATCCTAGACGACATCTGGAATATTCAAGTGTGGGACGAGTTGCAAGAAGCCTTTCCTGATGAAAACAATGGTAGTAGAATATTGATAACCACACGTATTGAAGATATCTCTCATTATACAAGAGCAATCTTCACTTACGAACTTCCATTTCTTGACGAAAGTAAAAGTTGGGAATTATTCTGTAAAAAGGTGTTTGGTAAAGAAAAATGTCCTCATGAACTTGAACTTCCTGGAAAAGAAATGGCTAATGCTTGTAAAGGTTTGCCACTTGCCATCATTGTGTTAGCCGGTATGGTTGCCAAAAAAGAGAGGTCACCAagagaatggcttaaaatcaagAATAATGTTTCTTGGTATCTTGTTCAGGAGGAAGAATATCGAATTGTGACCAATATTCTGAAGCTTAGCTATGATGACCTTCCTCAAACATTAAAGCCATGCTTTCTTTATTTGGGAGTGTATCCTGAAGATTATGAAATCAATGTGAGAAGATTGTGTCAACTGTGGATAGCTGAAGGGTTCATTCAGAAAAAAGAAGTTGGACCATCAAATTCACCAGAAGTAGAAGATATTGCTGACATGTATTTAGATAAGCTGGTGGAACGGAGCTTGGTGCAAGTGGCAAGTAGGAGGACTGATGGTGGTGTGAAGACATGTCGAGTCCATGATCTTCTTCGTGACCTATGCATTTCAGAGAGTAGGGAAAATAAATTTATGGAAGTGTGCACAAATTTGGATGCTATTAAGTGTAATTCTCGTAGGATGTCTCTCCAGTATAGAGGAGAACTGAGGCTAACCGAAGATAACCAATCATCTGCACGCTCTCTGCTTCTGTTTGGTGAAAACACTTACTGGGAGAATGAATCAGAAGGGTGGAAACAGATAAAGAATGGCTTCAAGTTGGCTCGTGTATTGGACATGAACCAAGTGAGGCTATGTTTATCACCTCGTGGATTGACGACATTGATCCATCTAAGGTTTTTGAAAGTTACAGCATCTTCTAGAACAATTGGAGATGAAGTTTTAGCTTCTATATGCAACCTTTGGAATCTAGAAACGCTATACTTATGGATTAAACACTCTATTACTCTACCAAACAAAATATGGAAACTCAAGTCACTCAGGCATGTGTATTTAAACTGTGATGATATATTTAGAGAATTGACTCAAATAGAATCAATAATGCAGAGGATGAAAATGGAAGAAGCGACGAAGATATTTAAAGGATGGTCTGGAGGAGCATCAATGTCGAAGATGAAAATTGGAGAAACAAAGGTGGAGAATCTTCAAACACTGCATAACATCTGTCTTAATGCAAGAACAGCAAGCGTCCTAAAAAAGGGCATGTTCCCCAACTTGACAAAATTAACTTTGCGTGGAGAGGTGACAGAGCTGCCAGAGGCACCAGAAAAAGAATTCTTAGAGAACAGTTTGCAGTGCCTAAACAAACTCCGAACGCTAAAGCTACTTGGCATCGCGATACTTCCATTAGATCGGAATGCGTATCCTACAAGTCTTACCAAGATTACCATATCCTTTGGTCAACTGGATGCAAGAATAATAAAGACCCTGGGACAGCTTGCCAACCTGCAAATCTTGAAACTCGGTGGCAGAGGCATATATGGCGATGTTGATTGCGTAGCTGGTGACTTCCCACAGCTTCGAGTACTACAGTGTGGGGCTGACATGGTAGATGGCAGGTGGAAAGTAGAAAAAGGAGCAATGCCTCAGATTCGATATTGCAACATTCCTCACATCCGTGACTAA
- the LOC112740721 gene encoding aquaporin TIP1-3-like, translating to MAVQRIAIGSPGEAAQPDAIRAAFAEFFSLLIFVFAGEVSGMAYNKLTNNGPAIPSGLIAASLSHAFGLIVAVSVGANISGDHVNPAVTFGAFIGGNITLLRSILYWFAQLLGSVLACIHLSFIHSNTLNEFQFHFAKDNVVLAAIANNSSLLLDFTPWKKDIQIQYEMHLNRNNQHLMNNYNSFHSTFIVKTLLLKSVSQAWSSSTHKNIKATPRIIILQ from the exons ATGGCAGTCCAAAGAATTGCAATTGGGTCTCCTGGAGAGGCTGCTCAGCCTGATGCAATTAGAGCAGCATTTGCAGAATTCTTCTCattgcttatttttgtttttgctgGTGAAGTCTCTGGCATGGCTTATA ATAAACTTACAAACAATGGACCAGCAATACCATCTGGTCTGATAGCTGCATCATTGTCCCATGCATTTGGTCTTATTGTGGCTGTCTCTGTTGGTGCAAACATTTCTGGTGACCATGTGAACCCTGCTGTTACTTTTGGTGCCTTCATTGGAGGAAACATAACCCTTTTGAGGAGCATTTTGTATTGGTTTGCACAGTTGCTTGGTTCGGTTCTTGCTTGCATTCATCTCAG CTTCATCCATTCAAATACCTTAAACGAGTTTCAATTTCATTTTGCTAAGGACAATGTTGTCTTAGCAGCTATTGCAAATAATAGTAGTCTCCTTTTGGATTTCACCCCTTGGAAAAAAGATATTCAAATTCAGTATGAAATGCATTTGAATCGCAACAATCAACACCTCATGAATAATTACAATTCATTTCACTCCACTTTCATAGTCAAGACTCTCCTCTTGAAATCAGTGAGTCAAGCTTGGAGTAGTAGTACACACAAAAACATTAAAGCAACTCCTCGCATAATTATTTTACAATGA
- the LOC112743448 gene encoding putative disease resistance RPP13-like protein 3: MGDSVVTIALENLSGLLANELISLSGVNDQIRYLCKQLEFMNVFMKSTKGMRDNESVREVVNKIRDVAHKAEDMVDTYVVNANKQRGRNMLVKYFFHRKNHVIMLPEVNDKFEAILSSILEIREKINENMFIYGIQQRNKEFAKDSLIARRRDVEEEEVVGMVRDSDEVIRQLEGGDLSREVVCILGMGGLGKTTLARKIYNNDKIKSMFPYCVWGFVSNYYSAQELLMSILKLLDLPEEEYKYLTNPEQMKRKIRESMSGKKYLVVLDDIWYTQVWDELHEAFPHDNNGSRILITTRMENISRYTNATFTYRLSFLDETQSWELFCYKVFGKAGCPLELEPAGKKMAKACKGLPLAIVVFTGMVAKKERSLREWNRIQNHISWYHAHEDYRIVTDILKLSYDSLPRTLKPCFLYLGVYPEDYEIPARTLCQLWISEGFIQATEAGPSNSQEVEDIADMYLDNLVERSLVQVASKRSDEGVKTCRVHPLLREICISESKENKFMEVCEELDANRSDSRRVSLQYKGECLPTTGDKWLARSLLFFGEETRWERESQGWKQIRNGFNLARVLDMNQVVLGLSPRGLKTLIHLRFLKVTASSRRIGNDVLASLCNLSSLETLYLWLRDEVTLPNKIWKLKSLRHVYLNFDNIILREWTRKESMPRIIRQRAKRLQIWSKGASMSEMKIGETKVENLQTLNNIYLNARTASVLNKGMFPNLTKLTLRREPTKLLEPEKEYLENSLMCLNKLRRLKLLCIAKLPLDPNAYPISLTKITIGYFGKLDAGIIKTLGQLANLRTLKLVGGSINGDVNCVAGDFPQLQVLHLSDVQLAGRWKVEEGAMPHIRYCINPHIHD, translated from the coding sequence ATGGGGGACAGTGTTGTTACTATTGCCTTGGAGAACTTGTCAGGGCTGCTTGCTAATGAATTGATATCACTTTCGGGAGTGAACGATCAAATCAGGTACCTATGCAAACAACTGGAGTTCATGAACGTTTTCATGAAGAGTACAAAGGGAATGCGCGACAATGAGTCTGTGAGAGAAGTAGTGAACAAGATCAGAGATGTGGCACACAAAGCTGAAGACATGGTAGATACTTATGTTGTCAATGCTAACAAGCAAAGAGGCAGAAACATGTTGGTGAAGTACTTCTTCCACCGAAAAAACCATGTGATTATGCTTCCTGAGGTGAATGACAAGTTTGAAGCCATCTTGAGCAGTATCCTTGAGATCCGTGAAAAGATCAATGAAAACATGTTTATATATGGCATTCAACAAAGAAACAAAGAATTTGCAAAAGACTCATTGATTGCGAGGAGGAGGGATGTGGAAGAAGAGGAGGTAGTAGGCATGGTGCGTGACTCCGATGAGGTGATTAGACAACTCGAGGGAGGAGATTTGAGTCGTGAAGTTGTTTGCATATTAGGCATGGGTGGTTTGGGAAAGACCACTCTTGCTCGAAAGATCTACAACAACGACAAGATCAAGAGCATGTTCCCGTATTGTGTGTGGGGTTTTGTGTCAAATTATTACAGCGCTCAAGAGCTGTTAATGAGCATTTTGAAGCTTTTGGATCTACCAGAAGAGGAGTACAAATATTTAACCAATCCAGagcaaatgaaaagaaaaatcagagaaTCCATGAGTGGAAAGAAATACCTGGTAGTCCTAGACGATATCTGGTATACTCAAGTGTGGGACGAGTTGCATGAAGCTTTTCCTCATGACAACAATGGTAGTAGAATATTGATAACCACCCGTATGGAGAATATTTCTCGCTATACAAATGCAACCTTTACTTACAGACTCTCATTCCTCGATGAAACTCAAAGTTGGGAACTGTTCTGTTACAAGGTGTTTGGCAAAGCAggatgtcctctagaacttgaacCTGCTGGAAAAAAAATGGCTAAAGCCTGTAAAGGTTTGCCACTTGCCATTGTTGTGTTTACAGGTATGGTTGCAAAAAAAGAGAGGTCACTTAGAGAATGGAATAGAATCCAGAATCATATTTCTTGGTATCATGCTCACGAGGACTATCGAATTGTGACCGATATTCTGAAGCTTAGCTATGATTCCCTTCCTCGAACATTGAAGCCATGCTTTCTTTATTTGGGAGTGTATCCTGAAGATTATGAAATACCAGCGAGAACATTGTGTCAACTGTGGATATCTGAAGGTTTCATTCAGGCAACAGAAGCTGGACCATCAAATTCACAAGAAGTAGAAGATATCGCCGACATGTATTTAGATAATCTTGTGGAACGGAGCCTGGTGCAAGTGGCAAGTAAGAGGAGTGATGAGGGTGTGAAGACATGTAGAGTCCATCCTCTTCTTCGCGAGATTTGCATTTCCGagagcaaagaaaacaaatttatGGAAGTATGCGAGGAGTTGGATGCCAATAGAAGCGATTCCCGTAGAGTGTCTCTCCAGTATAAAGGAGAATGCTTACCAACCACAGGTGACAAATGGCTTGCACGCTCTCTACTCTTTTTTGGTGAAGAGACTCGTTGGGAACGTGAATCACAAGGGTGGAAACAGATAAGGAATGGCTTCAACTTGGCTCGTGTATTGGACATGAACCAAGTGGTGCTAGGTTTATCACCTcgtggtttgaagacattgatccATCTAAGGTTTTTGAAAGTTACAGCATCTTCTAGAAGAATTGGAAATGATGTTTTAGCTTCTCTATGCAACCTTTCAAGTCTAGAAACGCTATACTTATGGCTTAGAGACGAAGTTACTCTACCAAACAAAATATGGAAGCTCAAGTCACTCAGGCATGTGTATTTAAACTTTGATAATATCATATTAAGAGAATGGACTCGAAAAGAATCAATGCCGAGGATAATCAGACAAAGGGCGAAGAGATTACAAATATGGTCTAAAGGAGCATCAATGTCGGAGATGAAAATTGGAGAAACAAAGGTGGAGAATCTTCAAACACTGAATAACATCTATCTTAATGCAAGAACAGCAAGCGTCCTAAACAAGGGCATGTTCCCCAACTTGACAAAATTAACTTTGCGTAGAGAGCCGACAAAGCTGCTAGAGCCAGAAAAAGAATACTTAGAGAACAGTTTGATGTGCCTAAACAAACTCCGAAGGCTAAAGCTACTTTGCATCGCGAAGCTTCCATTAGATCCGAATGCGTATCCTATAAGTCTTACCAAGATTACCATAGGATACTTTGGTAAACTGGATGCAGGAATAATAAAGACCCTGGGACAGCTAGCCAACCTGCGAACCTTGAAACTCGTTGGCGGAAGCATAAATGGCGATGTTAATTGCGTAGCTGGTGACTTCCCACAGCTTCAGGTACTACATCTGAGTGACGTTCAACTGGCTGGCAGGTGGAAAGTAGAAGAAGGAGCAATGCCTCATATTCGATATTGCATTAACCCTCACATCCATGACTAA
- the LOC112744852 gene encoding aquaporin TIP1-3-like → MIFGLVYTVYGTGVDPKKGNVGIVAPIAIGYVVGANILVGGAFDGASMNPAASFGPAVVNWSWTHHWLYWVGPFIGGAIAANMYDNIFIGDDGQEPLSSSDYQGKQFFSLC, encoded by the coding sequence ATGATATTTGGGTTAGTGTACACAGTTTATGGCACAGGTGTGGATCCAAAGAAAGGAAATGTGGGGATTGTAGCCCCAATTGCAATTGGATACGTTGTGGGTGCAAACATCTTAGTAGGTGGTGCATTTGATGGTGCATCAATGAATCCAGCAGCGTCATTTGGTCCTGCTGTTGTTAATTGGTCATGGACTCATCATTGGCTGTATTGGGTTGGCCCCTTCATTGGTGGTGCCATTGCTGCCAATATGTATGATAATATCTTCATTGGTGATGATGGTCAGGAACCCCTTTCAAGCAGTGACTACCAGGGGAAACAATTCTTTTCTTTATGTTAG
- the LOC112743449 gene encoding disease resistance protein RPP13-like, which translates to MVDSVVSFALDNLSRLLVSEVTLLSGVKDQVRSLCDELKFMDIFIKNSEGKRNDPLVKEVVNQIKDAAYQAEDVVDTYVVNANKQRSRNMLSKCFHSKGHVMMLHEVNDQITTIKRRIDEIYQNKSKYGIQQDDFESHAGNKEFAEDSLIARRRDVEEEEVVGLVYDSDEVISQLEGGDSSHRVVCITGMGGLGKTTLARKIYNNDKIKSMFPCCVWCFVSYNYRAQELLMSLLKLLNLPAEEYKDLTDQAKMKRKVRERMSGKKYLVVLDDIWETQVWNDLQGAFPDDNNGSRILITTRVKDISHYTRATFTYELPFLNESQSWELFCKKVFCKEKCPHELEVLGREMAKACKGLPLAIVVLAGMVAKKERSPREWLKIKNHVSWYLAQEEEYRIVTNILKLSYDDLPQALKPCFLYLGVYPEDYEIHVRRLCQLWIAEGFIQKKEVGPSNSPEVEDIADMYLDKLVERSLVQVASRRTDGGVKTCRVHDLLRDLCISESRENKFMEVCTNLDAIKCNSRRMSLQYRGELRLTEDNQSSARSLLLFGESTFWENESEGWKQMWNGFKLARVLDMNQVRLCLSPRGLTTLIHLRFLKVTASSRRIGDDVLASICNLWNLETLYLWIQESITLPNKIWKLKSLRHIYVCLAPASMSRMKIGETKVENLQTLHAIFLNARTASVLNKGMFPNLTKLTLFGAIELPEKEFLENSLQCLNKLRTLKLLGIAKLPLDPNAYPTSLTKITISFAQLDARMIKTLGQLANLQILKLVDGTIDGDVNCVAGDFPQLQVLHVRDVQLDGRWKVEEGAMPQIRYCNPPHILD; encoded by the coding sequence ATGGTGGACAGTGTTGTTAGCTTTGCTTTGGACAACTTGTCGCGGTTGCTTGTTAGTGAAGTGACGTTACTATCGGGTGTGAAGGATCAAGTCAGGTCCCTATGCGATGAACTGAAGTTTATGGACATTTTCATCAAGAATTCTGAGGGAAAACGCAACGATCCATTGGTGAAAGAAGTGGTGAACCAGATCAAAGATGCAGCATATCAAGCTGAAGACGTGGTAGACACCTATGTCGTTAATGCCAATAAACAAAGAAGCAGAAATATGTTGAGCAAGTGCTTCCACAGCAAAGGCCATGTGATGATGCTCCATGAGGTGAATGATCAGATCACCACCATCAAGAGAAGAATCGATGAGATCTATCAAAACAAGTCCAAATATGGCATTCAACAAGATGATTTTGAAAGTCATGCGGGAAACAAAGAATTTGCAGAAGACTCGTTGATTGCGAGAAGGAGGGATGTGGAAGAAGAGGAGGTAGTAGGTCTGGTGTATGATTCCGATGAGGTGATTAGCCAACTTGAGGGAGGAGATTCGAGTCATAGAGTTGTTTGCATAACAGGCATGGGTGGTTTGGGAAAGACCACTCTTGCTCGAAAGATCTACAACAACGACAAGATCAAGAGCATGTTCCCGTGTTGTGTGTGGTGTTTTGTGTCCTACAATTACAGAGCTCAAGAATTATTAATGAGTCTTTTGAAGCTTTTGAATTTACCTGCAGAGGAGTATAAAGATTTAACTGATcaagcaaaaatgaaaagaaaggtcAGAGAACGCATGAGTGGAAAGAAATACCTGGTAGTCCTAGATGACATCTGGGAAACTCAAGTGTGGAATGATTTGCAAGGAGCCTTTCCCGATGACAACAATGGTAGCAGAATATTGATAACCACACGTGTGAAGGATATTTCTCACTATACAAGAGCAACCTTTACTTACGAACTTCCATTTCTTAATGAAAGTCAAAGTTGGGAACTGTTCTGTAAAAAGGTGTTTTGCAAAGAAAAATGTCCTCACGAACTTGAAGTTCTTGGTAGAGAAATGGCTAAAGCCTGTAAAGGTTTGCCACTTGCCATCGTTGTGTTGGCAGGTATGGTTGCCAAAAAAGAGAGGTCACCAagagaatggcttaaaatcaagAATCATGTTTCTTGGTATCTTGCTCAGGAGGAAGAATATCGAATTGTGACCAATATTCTGAAGCTTAGCTATGATGACCTTCCCCAAGCATTAAAGCCATGCTTTCTTTATTTGGGAGTGTATCCTGAAGATTATGAAATCCATGTGAGAAGATTGTGTCAACTGTGGATAGCTGAAGGGTTCATTCAGAAAAAAGAAGTTGGACCATCAAATTCACCAGAAGTAGAAGATATTGCTGACATGTATTTAGATAAGCTGGTGGAACGGAGCTTGGTGCAAGTGGCAAGTAGGAGGACTGATGGGGGTGTGAAGACATGTCGAGTCCATGATCTTCTTCGTGACCTATGCATTTCAGAGAGTAGGGAAAATAAATTTATGGAAGTGTGCACAAATTTGGATGCTATCAAGTGTAATTCTCGTAGGATGTCTCTCCAGTATAGAGGAGAACTGAGGCTAACCGAAGATAACCAATCATCTGCACGCTCTCTGCTTCTGTTTGGTGAAAGCACTTTCTGGGAGAATGAATCAGAAGGGTGGAAACAGATGTGGAATGGCTTCAAGTTGGCTCGTGTATTGGACATGAACCAAGTGAGGCTATGTTTATCACCTCGTGGATTGACGACATTGATCCATCTAAGGTTTTTGAAAGTTACAGCATCTTCTAGAAGAATTGGAGATGATGTTTTAGCTTCTATATGCAACCTTTGGAATCTAGAAACGCTATACTTATGGATTCAAGAGTCTATTACTCTACCAAACAAAATATGGAAACTCAAGTCACTCAGGCATATATACGTATGTTTAGCGCCAGCATCAATGTCAAGGATGAAAATCGGAGAAACAAAGGTGGAGAATCTTCAAACACTGCATGCAATCTTTCTTAATGCAAGAACAGCAAGCGTCCTAAACAAGGGCATGTTCCCCAACTTGACCAAATTAACTTTGTTTGGGGCGATAGAGCTGCCAGAAAAAGAATTCTTAGAGAACAGTTTGCAGTGCCTAAACAAACTCCGAACGCTAAAGCTACTTGGCATCGCGAAGCTTCCATTAGATCCGAATGCGTATCCTACAAGTCTTACCAAGATTACCATATCCTTTGCTCAGCTGGATGCAAGAATGATAAAGACCCTGGGACAGCTAGCCAACCTGCAAATCTTGAAACTCGTTGACGGAACCATAGATGGCGATGTTAATTGCGTAGCTGGTGACTTCCCACAGCTTCAAGTACTACATGTGAGGGACGTTCAACTGGATGGCAGGTGGAAAGTCGAGGAAGGAGCAATGCCTCAGATTCGATATTGCAACCCCCCTCACATCCTTGACTAA